The proteins below are encoded in one region of Sulfolobus sp. A20:
- a CDS encoding translation initiation factor IF-2 subunit beta: protein MLDRLYTKLPDKAHKVGTQALPNLIILNIGNNTIIRNFSEYCDRIRREDKICMKYLLKELAAAGSVSERGELVIQGKFSSQVINTLMERFLKSYVQCSTCKSLDTILKKEKKGWYISCLACGAQTPVKPI, encoded by the coding sequence ATGTTAGATAGACTTTATACAAAGCTACCAGACAAGGCTCATAAGGTAGGTACTCAAGCCCTACCAAATTTAATAATATTAAATATAGGAAATAATACAATAATAAGGAATTTCTCAGAATATTGTGATAGGATTAGAAGGGAAGACAAGATATGCATGAAATACTTGCTAAAAGAGCTAGCTGCAGCTGGAAGTGTAAGTGAAAGGGGAGAATTAGTTATCCAAGGTAAGTTCTCATCCCAAGTAATCAATACTTTGATGGAGAGATTCTTGAAGAGTTATGTACAATGCAGTACATGTAAGAGCTTAGATACCATTTTAAAGAAAGAAAAGAAAGGATGGTATATAAGTTGCCTAGCTTGTGGAGCGCAAACGCCAGTGAAGCCTATATGA
- a CDS encoding tRNA (N(6)-L-threonylcarbamoyladenosine(37)-C(2))-methylthiotransferase gives MKKVYIETYGCTLNKADSYIMMTLLEKEGYEFANSPEEAEITILNTCAVRLETEERMKQRIKELNKVSKKLIVAGCMSSSEPGAIISIAPNASLIGPQSIDRILEVVGSEERKIILEGDKAITTPRIFDGKIAIIPVADGCAGNCNFCITKIARSKLRSYPLREIVDTARYSIQKGAKEIELTGQDTAAYGLDLGGKVKLTDVVREVSQLEGEFMIRIGMMTPEQAMRILDDLIEVLKEPKVYKFVHLPVQSGDDNVLKLMNRKYTVEEYRELVREIRKKIPIVNITTDIIVGHPGEDEEAFNNTLELIKDLRFERIHIAMYSMRPNTRSASMPQVPDAIKKERVKIANKLYEDIALSIHSDYINKVSKVVTTELGRKGSVIGRTINYIPVVIKDTMVELGMWYNVKITEASFYDLRGQILEPIL, from the coding sequence ATGAAAAAGGTATACATTGAGACTTACGGCTGCACATTAAACAAGGCTGATTCGTATATAATGATGACCTTATTAGAGAAGGAAGGTTATGAATTCGCAAATAGTCCGGAGGAGGCTGAGATTACAATACTAAATACATGCGCTGTTAGGCTAGAAACTGAAGAAAGAATGAAACAAAGAATAAAGGAGCTAAACAAAGTTTCAAAAAAGCTCATAGTAGCTGGATGCATGAGCAGTTCTGAGCCTGGGGCTATTATATCTATTGCCCCCAATGCTTCATTGATTGGACCTCAAAGTATCGATAGAATACTAGAGGTCGTAGGATCTGAGGAAAGAAAAATAATCTTAGAAGGAGATAAGGCGATAACAACTCCAAGAATATTTGATGGAAAAATTGCTATTATTCCAGTAGCGGACGGATGTGCTGGGAACTGTAATTTTTGTATAACTAAAATAGCTAGGAGTAAGCTAAGGAGTTATCCACTGAGAGAAATAGTAGACACTGCAAGATACTCCATACAAAAAGGTGCAAAAGAGATTGAGCTAACTGGCCAAGATACTGCTGCATATGGTTTGGATCTTGGTGGTAAAGTAAAGTTAACAGACGTTGTAAGAGAGGTAAGTCAACTAGAAGGGGAATTCATGATAAGAATAGGTATGATGACTCCTGAACAAGCAATGAGAATTTTGGATGACCTTATAGAGGTATTAAAAGAACCTAAAGTTTACAAATTTGTCCATTTGCCCGTTCAAAGTGGAGATGATAATGTATTAAAGCTAATGAACAGAAAATATACTGTTGAAGAGTATAGAGAGCTCGTAAGAGAAATAAGGAAGAAGATTCCTATCGTTAATATAACTACTGATATAATCGTAGGTCACCCTGGAGAAGACGAAGAGGCGTTTAATAACACATTAGAGCTCATAAAAGACTTACGTTTTGAGAGGATTCATATAGCAATGTACTCTATGAGACCAAATACCAGAAGTGCTTCTATGCCTCAAGTTCCAGATGCAATAAAAAAGGAAAGAGTAAAAATAGCTAATAAGTTATATGAGGATATAGCGCTTTCCATTCACTCTGATTACATAAATAAGGTGAGCAAAGTAGTAACTACTGAACTAGGTCGTAAAGGTTCAGTTATAGGAAGGACAATTAATTACATCCCGGTAGTCATAAAGGATACCATGGTCGAATTGGGAATGTGGTATAATGTTAAAATAACAGAGGCTTCATTTTATGATCTCCGTGGCCAAATACTGGAACCCATTTTATAA
- a CDS encoding translation initiation factor aIF-1A, with protein MPKKDRAQQPSNRDVPMPTEGETICVVKKMLGGDHLIVLCMDGKERLARIPGKIRKKVWMKEGDVVLVGIWDFQPNRCDIVHRYENDEIKRLINEGVISREVIDQLRG; from the coding sequence TTGCCTAAAAAGGATAGAGCGCAACAGCCTTCAAATAGAGACGTTCCTATGCCAACAGAGGGAGAAACTATATGTGTCGTTAAAAAGATGCTAGGCGGGGATCATCTCATAGTATTATGTATGGATGGAAAAGAAAGACTAGCTAGAATACCAGGTAAAATAAGGAAAAAAGTTTGGATGAAAGAAGGTGATGTGGTTTTAGTAGGAATTTGGGATTTTCAACCAAACCGTTGTGACATAGTGCATAGATATGAGAATGATGAAATAAAGAGGCTAATAAATGAAGGAGTAATATCAAGAGAAGTTATAGATCAACTAAGAGGATAA
- a CDS encoding 60S ribosomal export protein NMD3, whose translation MGKKFCVMCGKEDVELIGSLCPDCYLKKNELIILPKRISGKYCKICGALWINGKWIRDSNSHPTNAVEEIVYKELSNKITIDRNVEEFSFSIKSIWNDQGGHTFTTVEFKGKLKGIPFSREAIVNLEIERSLCIYCFRKKTKYFEAIVQLRGRNSIGVDDKKRAFFESFFSKEVIDSISDVIEGREGVDYYFISKSVAKKLVSNISSIVDVEINESYQNERVKNGKKEAKLVISLRI comes from the coding sequence ATGGGAAAGAAATTCTGTGTAATGTGCGGAAAAGAGGACGTAGAATTAATAGGCTCATTATGTCCAGATTGTTATTTGAAAAAGAACGAATTAATAATATTGCCAAAGAGAATAAGTGGAAAATACTGTAAGATTTGCGGAGCTCTTTGGATTAATGGTAAATGGATAAGGGACTCTAACTCTCATCCCACTAATGCCGTAGAGGAAATAGTTTACAAGGAATTGTCAAACAAAATTACTATAGATAGAAACGTAGAAGAGTTTAGCTTTAGTATAAAGAGTATCTGGAATGATCAAGGAGGTCATACTTTTACTACCGTAGAATTCAAAGGTAAATTAAAGGGAATTCCTTTCTCACGTGAGGCTATAGTGAATTTAGAAATTGAAAGGTCATTGTGCATATATTGTTTTAGAAAGAAAACGAAGTATTTCGAGGCAATAGTTCAGTTGAGGGGTAGAAACTCAATCGGAGTAGATGATAAGAAGAGAGCTTTCTTTGAGTCGTTCTTTTCTAAAGAAGTAATAGATAGCATATCTGATGTGATTGAAGGGAGAGAAGGCGTTGATTACTATTTCATTAGTAAGAGTGTAGCTAAAAAACTAGTCTCCAACATCTCAAGTATTGTTGATGTAGAGATTAATGAGAGTTATCAGAATGAAAGGGTAAAAAATGGTAAAAAGGAGGCAAAGTTAGTTATTTCATTGAGGATATGA
- a CDS encoding RNA-processing protein → MIILFVTVEDEKLENVKKIINKLEELTDTKIEYNEVTKAFNIIPKGQNSYDAFKAISVIRAIGLGFSEDIAFKLLSDEYTIEVIDLKNYVGSDPNTLRRVKGRVIGEKGKSKKIIQEYTGVYISIYEHYIGILGVYDQVKIARSAIELLIYGKEHSTIYKFLEKAERELISSKVSSLTRKKL, encoded by the coding sequence ATGATAATCTTGTTCGTGACTGTAGAGGATGAGAAATTAGAAAATGTTAAAAAAATTATAAACAAATTGGAAGAACTTACGGATACTAAGATAGAGTATAACGAGGTCACTAAGGCCTTTAATATTATACCAAAGGGGCAGAATTCTTATGACGCCTTTAAGGCTATATCTGTAATAAGAGCTATAGGTTTAGGTTTCTCTGAGGATATCGCCTTTAAACTATTAAGTGACGAGTATACAATTGAGGTGATTGATCTTAAAAATTACGTGGGTAGCGATCCAAATACGCTTAGAAGAGTTAAGGGAAGGGTTATTGGAGAAAAAGGAAAATCCAAGAAGATAATACAAGAGTACACTGGAGTCTACATATCCATATATGAACATTACATTGGAATCCTTGGAGTATATGATCAAGTGAAAATAGCAAGAAGTGCTATAGAGCTACTAATATACGGTAAAGAACACAGTACTATATATAAGTTTTTAGAAAAGGCAGAGAGAGAATTAATATCATCAAAGGTCTCTAGTTTAACGAGAAAGAAGTTATAA
- a CDS encoding TGS domain-containing protein: MVTNLPAEAKAKWLKVMDAKTPEEKLQALQEFLKEVPKHKGTENLVYWAKRRMAELREEIEVKKSKKSSGFSLFVEKEGAGQAIIIGDISLRSQVMRKLTNVKQEFGELPIPGMVKYEDVQIQLINPPKSLPLPKIVGLIRNADEVIIGVNNEEELLTIRRFLEDNYILLKKPRGKVVIERTRYGLSGIRVVNLGKIIDADEKAVREYIESFGIKSAIVKIIGEVSMDDIEKSIFEAVSYKPAVIISPSKLNIIDLPCITLSQIEVLPKIMFEMLEIIRVYTKEPGEDPTDDPLIMKRGSTVLDVAKKLHSSLADNFKYARVWGRSVKFQGQKVGPTHVLEDKDVVEIHTR, from the coding sequence ATGGTAACCAATCTGCCTGCTGAAGCTAAGGCAAAATGGTTAAAGGTAATGGACGCTAAGACCCCAGAGGAAAAATTACAAGCTCTGCAAGAATTCCTAAAGGAGGTCCCTAAGCATAAGGGAACTGAAAATCTAGTATATTGGGCAAAAAGGCGAATGGCTGAGTTAAGGGAAGAAATAGAAGTAAAAAAGAGTAAAAAGAGTAGTGGATTCTCGTTATTCGTAGAAAAGGAAGGTGCTGGACAGGCTATAATTATTGGTGACATTTCTCTCAGATCGCAGGTTATGAGAAAATTAACCAATGTTAAACAAGAATTTGGAGAATTACCTATACCCGGTATGGTTAAGTATGAAGACGTCCAAATTCAGTTGATTAATCCTCCTAAAAGCTTACCTCTGCCCAAAATAGTTGGGCTAATAAGGAATGCTGATGAGGTAATCATTGGAGTTAATAATGAAGAGGAGTTGTTAACCATAAGAAGATTTTTAGAAGATAATTATATCTTACTAAAGAAGCCTAGAGGTAAAGTAGTAATTGAAAGGACTAGATACGGGCTATCTGGTATAAGGGTAGTTAATTTAGGAAAAATAATAGATGCTGACGAAAAGGCAGTTAGAGAGTATATTGAGAGCTTCGGGATAAAATCGGCTATAGTTAAGATAATAGGAGAAGTTAGTATGGATGATATAGAGAAGTCAATATTTGAAGCTGTGAGTTATAAACCAGCTGTCATAATATCTCCGTCAAAACTAAACATTATTGATCTCCCTTGTATAACTCTAAGTCAAATCGAAGTATTACCTAAAATTATGTTTGAAATGCTTGAAATTATTAGGGTATACACTAAAGAACCTGGTGAAGATCCCACTGATGATCCGTTAATCATGAAAAGAGGGTCTACTGTATTGGATGTTGCAAAAAAATTGCACTCCTCCTTAGCAGATAATTTTAAATATGCTAGAGTCTGGGGTAGATCGGTTAAATTCCAAGGGCAAAAAGTTGGTCCTACTCATGTTCTAGAAGATAAAGACGTAGTAGAGATTCACACAAGATAA
- a CDS encoding aminotransferase class I/II-fold pyridoxal phosphate-dependent enzyme — MRDATKSVKEDIDDSAKAITTPIYQTTAYLYPEGEKYRYSREANPTVLELAKKIAELEGAEQGVAFSSGMGAISTVSLSLLKPNANVLIHRDMFARTYKFFMDFVRSWGVNVDSSLPGNQNLIEMAKSKKYNLIFIESISNPLLRVIDIPELSKIVREYNGILVVDSTFATPINQKPLELGSTIVIHSASKFLAGHNDVIAGLAAGYSEYLSVIDQMRRTLGTSLDPHAAYLTLRGIKTLKIRMDVINRNAEQIAEFLEGHSKVKRVYYPGLKTHMDHEIARRVLKGFGGVISFEIKGGGEEVMKVMKSLKIIIPAQTLGGVNSIISQPSTMSHRSLTVEEKKVVGITDSLLRLSVGIEDVNDLIEDLDRALNSIT, encoded by the coding sequence TTGAGAGATGCAACTAAATCTGTTAAAGAAGATATTGATGATTCAGCCAAAGCAATAACTACTCCTATTTATCAAACCACTGCTTATCTTTACCCTGAAGGTGAGAAATACAGATATTCAAGGGAGGCAAATCCGACAGTATTAGAACTTGCAAAGAAAATAGCCGAGTTAGAAGGAGCAGAACAAGGTGTAGCATTTTCGTCCGGGATGGGGGCAATATCAACTGTCAGTTTATCCTTACTCAAGCCTAATGCTAATGTTTTGATTCATCGTGACATGTTTGCTAGAACATATAAGTTTTTTATGGACTTTGTGAGAAGTTGGGGAGTTAACGTCGATTCATCATTACCAGGGAATCAAAATCTTATTGAAATGGCAAAATCTAAGAAGTATAATCTAATATTCATAGAAAGCATATCTAATCCACTATTAAGAGTAATTGATATTCCAGAGTTGTCGAAAATTGTAAGAGAATACAATGGAATCCTAGTGGTTGACTCAACTTTTGCTACTCCAATAAATCAAAAACCACTGGAATTGGGTAGTACAATAGTAATTCACAGCGCGTCAAAATTTCTGGCTGGACATAATGACGTAATAGCAGGGCTTGCGGCAGGTTATTCTGAGTATTTATCTGTTATAGATCAGATGAGGAGAACGTTAGGTACTTCTCTCGATCCTCATGCAGCATATCTTACTCTACGTGGTATTAAGACGTTAAAAATAAGAATGGATGTTATAAATAGAAATGCTGAACAAATTGCTGAGTTCTTAGAAGGTCATTCAAAGGTAAAACGTGTATATTATCCTGGTCTGAAGACCCATATGGATCATGAAATAGCTAGAAGAGTATTGAAGGGATTTGGTGGTGTTATTAGTTTTGAGATAAAGGGCGGTGGAGAAGAGGTAATGAAGGTCATGAAGTCTTTAAAGATAATAATCCCAGCTCAAACATTAGGTGGGGTTAATTCAATAATATCTCAACCATCCACAATGTCCCACAGAAGCTTAACTGTTGAAGAGAAGAAGGTTGTAGGAATTACTGACTCTCTCCTAAGATTATCAGTTGGTATAGAAGACGTTAATGATTTGATTGAAGATTTAGATAGAGCACTTAATAGTATTACATAA
- a CDS encoding DUF424 domain-containing protein, with the protein MKVLLNIIKTQDMTLINVCQKELLGKIFREGDLVLDVSEKFYGGELVEIDYAFSLIDEATVMSIVGNDAVEEAIKRGIVHKDSVLNIAGVKIAQVYNM; encoded by the coding sequence ATGAAGGTATTATTGAACATAATTAAGACCCAAGATATGACTCTAATAAACGTTTGCCAAAAGGAATTACTAGGTAAGATATTCAGAGAAGGAGATCTGGTGCTAGACGTTAGTGAGAAGTTTTATGGCGGGGAACTAGTGGAGATAGATTATGCATTTTCATTGATAGATGAGGCTACTGTTATGAGTATTGTAGGAAACGATGCGGTTGAAGAGGCTATAAAGAGGGGAATAGTTCATAAAGATTCTGTGCTAAACATAGCCGGAGTAAAGATAGCTCAAGTATATAATATGTGA
- a CDS encoding serine protein kinase RIO, which yields MDKKTKEEKKLKDEDLFKVVDSTIDSRTYFNLIQIARRLNIEAYFGAISSGKEARIYPAKTIEGKYYAIKIYYTSTAQSKRAIKKYTEGDIRFKDVKISNTKQLINTWARKEYKNLSKMYQAGVRVPRPIMVYENILVMEFIGENGLRAPLLKELGDEEITEGLYEDLISQIHIMVKRALLVHGDLSEYNVMVFNEKCYIIDVSQAISIDHDEALKLLERDIENINNFFESKGINIKPKEEIILSLISGE from the coding sequence ATCGATAAAAAGACTAAGGAGGAGAAGAAACTTAAAGACGAGGATCTATTTAAAGTAGTAGATTCCACGATTGATTCTAGAACTTATTTCAATTTAATCCAAATTGCCCGTCGTTTAAATATAGAAGCATATTTTGGAGCTATTTCATCCGGCAAAGAGGCTAGAATTTATCCTGCCAAGACGATTGAAGGTAAATATTATGCTATAAAAATATACTACACATCGACTGCCCAAAGCAAAAGAGCAATAAAGAAATACACTGAGGGGGATATAAGGTTCAAGGATGTCAAAATTAGTAATACTAAGCAATTAATAAATACCTGGGCTCGCAAGGAGTACAAGAATCTTAGTAAGATGTATCAAGCTGGAGTAAGGGTTCCAAGACCAATCATGGTATATGAGAATATATTAGTAATGGAGTTTATTGGCGAGAACGGATTGAGAGCACCTCTTCTTAAGGAGCTAGGTGACGAAGAAATAACTGAGGGTCTATATGAAGATTTGATATCCCAAATACATATCATGGTTAAAAGAGCGTTATTAGTACATGGGGATTTAAGCGAGTATAATGTGATGGTATTTAATGAGAAATGTTATATTATTGACGTAAGTCAAGCAATATCGATTGACCATGATGAGGCATTGAAATTGCTAGAGAGAGACATTGAGAACATAAATAACTTTTTTGAAAGCAAGGGAATAAATATAAAGCCTAAAGAAGAGATAATATTAAGCCTAATTTCTGGGGAATGA
- a CDS encoding DUF1152 domain-containing protein — MKAFVFGIGGGGDAVSALVAYSYLRKLGYEVILGSIIWERYIEDPLPGPICFEDMVNANMVNECIYEVSPMSYAIRGGKKVIPQLVRLLNSLKIPKGYGICNRGGDIGLYKCLKDFILKNDIDLIVGVDAGGDVLAKGCEETLGSPLIDFISLSALVKLKQEGYQVVLGVIGSGSDGELPYDYFLKRISEIASLNGLMDIKGYDEESAELVERVLNEVNTEASRIPYYAFKGAYGEVNIRNGTRKVFVSPISAVMFFLDPIKIANTTILYEIVKNSINIEEANKKLNEVGIYTEYNFEIDLYRKYGMDSSKVSGEEVISIREEGKKRLGGIRIKC, encoded by the coding sequence ATGAAGGCTTTCGTATTTGGTATTGGTGGAGGCGGAGATGCTGTATCTGCGTTGGTAGCGTATTCTTATCTTAGAAAATTAGGTTATGAAGTAATTTTAGGCTCAATAATCTGGGAACGCTATATAGAAGATCCATTGCCTGGACCAATTTGTTTTGAGGATATGGTTAACGCCAATATGGTAAATGAGTGCATTTATGAAGTTAGTCCAATGTCCTACGCTATAAGGGGAGGTAAGAAAGTAATTCCGCAATTGGTCAGACTTTTAAATTCTCTAAAAATTCCTAAGGGTTATGGAATATGCAATAGAGGTGGAGATATAGGTCTTTATAAATGTTTAAAGGACTTTATTTTAAAAAATGACATTGATCTAATAGTGGGCGTTGATGCAGGAGGGGATGTGCTAGCAAAAGGTTGTGAGGAAACTTTAGGAAGCCCTTTAATAGACTTTATATCTCTGTCAGCTTTAGTTAAGCTCAAGCAAGAAGGTTATCAAGTAGTCTTAGGAGTAATAGGTAGTGGGAGTGATGGAGAGTTACCATATGACTATTTTCTTAAGAGGATAAGCGAGATAGCCTCGTTAAATGGACTCATGGATATTAAAGGATATGACGAGGAATCGGCAGAGTTAGTTGAAAGAGTGCTTAATGAAGTTAATACTGAAGCTTCAAGAATTCCTTACTATGCTTTTAAAGGAGCTTACGGAGAAGTTAATATAAGGAACGGAACTAGGAAAGTGTTCGTTTCACCCATATCAGCAGTGATGTTTTTCTTAGATCCCATTAAGATAGCAAATACTACAATACTTTATGAGATAGTTAAGAATTCAATAAATATAGAGGAGGCGAATAAAAAATTAAACGAGGTAGGTATTTATACAGAATATAATTTTGAAATAGACCTATATCGAAAATACGGTATGGATTCCTCAAAGGTTTCTGGAGAAGAAGTTATCAGTATTAGAGAAGAGGGGAAGAAGAGATTAGGTGGTATTAGAATAAAGTGCTAA
- a CDS encoding thiolase family protein produces the protein MNENVYIVSAVRTPIGKFAGSLKDLSPVDLGTIAIKEALKRANVSPEMVNIAIMGNVLRAGHGQDIARQCAIRAGIPYEIDGFSTDMVCSSGMMSVIIASQMIRSGDADIVVAGGTESMSQAMFAVRADVRWGVKMLMEKKLDLIDTMLVDGLTDPFNMKLMGQEADMVAKSRNVSRKELDEVAYQSHLRAYEATLKGYFKSEIVEVNVNGKIIDRDEGIRPDTSLEKLSKLSPAFNPDGVHTAGNSSQISDGASALVIMSEKAVKELKVEPIAKILGYSWTGIESWRFTEAPIYAIKKLLNKLKMEVNDFDYFENNEAFAINNVLVNRYLGIPYDRLNVFGGAIAIGHPIGASGARIITTLINVLSKMNGKRGIASICHGIGGATAMAIELMI, from the coding sequence ATGAATGAGAACGTTTATATTGTTTCAGCTGTTAGAACGCCGATAGGAAAATTTGCTGGGTCATTAAAAGATTTATCGCCAGTCGATTTAGGGACGATAGCTATAAAGGAAGCTTTAAAGAGAGCCAACGTCTCTCCAGAAATGGTCAACATAGCCATCATGGGAAATGTGCTAAGAGCCGGACACGGACAAGATATAGCTAGACAGTGTGCGATAAGGGCTGGAATACCATATGAGATAGACGGGTTTTCAACAGATATGGTGTGCTCTTCGGGCATGATGAGTGTAATAATTGCATCCCAAATGATAAGGAGTGGTGATGCTGATATCGTAGTAGCTGGAGGAACTGAAAGTATGAGTCAAGCTATGTTTGCTGTTAGAGCAGATGTAAGATGGGGGGTTAAGATGTTAATGGAAAAAAAGCTAGATTTAATTGATACTATGCTAGTTGATGGATTAACTGATCCATTTAATATGAAGCTAATGGGACAAGAGGCTGACATGGTAGCTAAGTCACGAAACGTTTCCAGAAAAGAATTAGATGAGGTAGCTTATCAAAGTCATTTAAGAGCGTATGAGGCTACACTTAAGGGTTATTTCAAATCTGAAATAGTTGAAGTAAATGTGAATGGAAAAATTATAGATAGAGATGAGGGTATTAGACCAGATACCTCGTTAGAAAAACTTTCAAAATTATCTCCAGCTTTCAATCCAGATGGTGTACATACTGCAGGAAATTCTTCTCAAATTTCTGACGGTGCTTCGGCATTAGTGATTATGAGCGAAAAAGCTGTAAAGGAATTGAAAGTTGAGCCTATTGCTAAAATATTGGGTTATAGTTGGACTGGGATAGAAAGTTGGAGATTTACTGAGGCTCCTATTTATGCAATTAAGAAATTATTAAATAAACTGAAAATGGAGGTAAATGATTTTGATTATTTTGAAAATAACGAGGCATTTGCCATAAATAATGTGCTTGTTAATAGATACTTAGGAATACCTTATGATAGACTAAACGTGTTTGGTGGGGCAATTGCAATAGGTCATCCAATAGGTGCTAGTGGGGCTAGAATTATTACAACTTTAATTAATGTATTATCTAAGATGAATGGAAAAAGGGGAATTGCAAGCATATGTCATGGAATTGGAGGAGCTACGGCAATGGCGATAGAGCTTATGATTTAA
- the rnhB gene encoding ribonuclease HII has protein sequence MRIGIDEAGRGSLIGPMVVAGVVIDDSKVNVLKSIGVRDSKQLSRQKREKLFSIIVSLVEAFSVVKVFPEEIDRFNLNDLTYSAVIKIIYSLSSFSPYIVTVDKVGSEKPVIDLILRLGYKPNVVHKADENFIESSTASIIAKVIRDRYIEKLKEEYGDFGSGYPSDQKTINWLKNVYKKTTFPPPIIRRTWKILRSIAPLYYIEKESERLW, from the coding sequence ATGAGAATAGGAATAGACGAGGCTGGTAGAGGATCTTTAATAGGGCCAATGGTAGTTGCTGGGGTTGTGATTGATGATAGTAAAGTAAATGTTTTAAAAAGCATAGGTGTTAGAGATAGTAAGCAACTGTCTAGGCAGAAAAGGGAGAAGTTATTTAGTATTATAGTTAGCTTAGTCGAGGCATTTTCAGTGGTTAAGGTGTTTCCAGAAGAGATAGATAGATTTAACCTAAATGATTTGACTTATAGTGCAGTAATTAAGATAATATACTCCTTATCAAGTTTCTCTCCATATATTGTTACAGTGGATAAGGTTGGAAGCGAGAAACCAGTAATTGATTTGATTTTAAGGTTAGGATATAAGCCTAACGTAGTTCATAAGGCCGATGAGAACTTCATCGAGAGTAGTACAGCCAGTATAATAGCTAAAGTAATAAGAGATAGGTATATTGAAAAGCTCAAAGAAGAGTATGGTGATTTCGGTAGTGGTTATCCAAGCGATCAAAAGACTATAAATTGGCTAAAAAATGTTTATAAAAAAACTACTTTCCCTCCTCCGATCATAAGAAGGACATGGAAAATTTTACGTTCTATTGCTCCATTATATTATATAGAAAAGGAGAGTGAAAGGTTATGGTAA